Proteins from a genomic interval of Fusarium oxysporum Fo47 chromosome I, complete sequence:
- a CDS encoding WLM domain-containing protein gives MVAGYQRLNEKKSQPNPHIVFIKPLEGSDKQIAQDFLERIAAQCRPIMRENYLYVTSLEEYEPNREFVGRNFNAGEVVQLVLKSPSTGRWLPFNYVQMVMMHELAHCKQMNHSRAFWTVRNLYASQMHELWSKNYTGDGLWGRGANLATGEWEKNSVLADEVLPEHLCGGTYRSRRKRRVKPQLSYQERKERRILKKFGKNGVALGADEEEKVKLESGRKIQAKPRVAGSMRGRELRAAAALARFEKQKTEPEPIKDDDETDSGSGSEFEDEPGEDSKDTVDVNGKKLLDGQGRGMVKVCEDEDADDPGARDESRELQRMIRGIKRESPEPQDTEPPQEPGPQVLNNQSPPTEAPASDIKAEPTRRSKQPRIPTTSRPVKSANNAKATNGSPVSLPQGSAQPVDSTSNQARSGGTCSMCSYDNPNLALTCAMCANVLDSSTTGSWQCSTDTCQTTQYRNAGDCGVCGLCGQRRTEAV, from the exons ATGGTTGCTGGGTACCAGCGGCTAAATGAAAAGAAATCGCAACCGAATCCCCATATTGTCTTCATCAAGCCTTTAGAGGGTTCAGACAAGCAGATAGCTCAGGACTTTCTTGAGAGAATAGCAGCACAATGTC GTCCCATTATGCGAGAAAACTACCTGTACGTTACTTCGCTAGAGGAGTACGAACCAAATCGTGAATTCGTTGGACGGAATTTTAATGCAGGCGAAGTCGTTCAACTCGTTCTAAAGTCGCCCAGTACTGGCCGCTGGCTGCCATTCAACTATGTACAGATGGTCATGATGCACGAGCTGGCACATTGCAAGCAAATGAATCATTCAAGAGCATTCTGGACCGTTCGAAACTTGTACGCTTCTCAGATGCACGAGCTTTGGTCCAAAAACTATACCGGAGACGGCCTCTGGGGAAGGGGTGCCAACCTTGCCACTGGTGAATGGGAAAAGAATAGCGTGCTTGCTGATGAGGTTCTACCAGAGCATCTCTGCGGAGGTACTTACAGATCACGTCGCAAGAGACGGGTCAAGCCGCAACTGTCCTACCAGGAACGAAAGGAAAGACGAATCTTGAAGAAGTTTGGCAAGAATGGGGTCGCTCTCGGtgccgatgaagaagaaaaggtcaAGTTGGAGAGTGGCAGGAAGATCCAAGCAAAACCTCGGGTTGCTGGAAGCATGAGAGGACGCGAGCTCCGGGCGGCGGCGGCACTCGCTCGCTTCGAAAAGCAAAAGACAGAGCCTGAGCCCATTaaagatgatgacgagacaGATTCCGGAAGTGGCAGCGAATTTGAGGATGAGCCTGGGGAAGATTCTAAGGATACTGTCGATGTGAATGGTAAGAAACTGCTTGATGGACAAGGCCGCGGCATGGTCAAAGTctgtgaagatgaggatgcaGATGATCCTGGGGCCAGAGATGAGAGTCGGGAACTTCAAAGAATGATTAGGGGCATCAAGAGGGAGTCACCTGAGCCACAAGATACAGAACCACCTCAAGAACCTGGGCCTCAAGTTCTCAACAACCAGTCACCGCCAACAGAGGCACCTGCCAGTGATATCAAGGCAGAACCTACCAGAAGATCTAAACAGCCTAGGATACCAACGACATCGAGGCCTGTTAAATCGGCAAACAATGCAAAAGCCACGAACGGGTCCCCAGTCTCGCTCCCTCAAGGTTCAGCTCAGCCAGTCGACTCGACAAGCAATCAGGCACGCTCTGGCGGAACTTGCTCCATGTGCTCTTACGACAATCCTAATTTAGCACTTACATGTGCAATGTGTGCCAATGTATTGGAttcctcaacaacaggcTCGTGGCAGTGTTCAACCGACACATGTCAAACTACGCAATATCGCAATGCTGGCGATTGTGGGGTTTGTGGGTTGTGTGGTCAAAGAAGAACGGAGGCTGTGTAA
- a CDS encoding NADHX dehydratase: MSPQESGLKMSSATKEVLSKVRRMIPPMLEKFHKGQLGRVAVIGGSENYTGAPYFSAMASARLGSDLSHVICTPAAATVIKSYSPNLMVHPLMRQSENAKKEQEPAAWNASKDPESNADHIAAQIKDLLPRLHVLVIGPGLGRDPLMHATVARVIRAAREQELPIVLDADALAIVHTQPELVSGYDGAVLTPNVVEFGKLCDALKVKVDDNAPETARVEALAKTLKGVTVVQKGAKDYISNGETTLTVDLEGGKKRSGGQGDTLTGSIATFLGWRRAYLDRLWDVGKDPIGEHELVGLAAFGGSAITRECSRLAFSKKGRSLQASDLTDEVHISFLNIFGEDDEVDESKL; the protein is encoded by the exons ATGTCGCCTCAAGAATCTGGCCTAAAAATGTCTTCTGCTACAAAAGAGGTCCTTTCCAAGGTGCGGCGTATGATTCCGCCAATGCTAGAGAAGTTTCACAAGG GCCAGCTGGGCAGAGTCGCCGTCATCGGTGGTAGTGAAAATTACACAGGCGCACCCTACTTCTCGGCCATGGCGAGCGCAAGGCTGGGCTCTGATCTG TCGCATGTCATTTGCACGCCGGCTGCCGCGACTGTCATCAAGTCATACTCGCCAAACCTCATGGTCCATCCGCTGATGCGACAGAGTGAAAACGCCAAAAAAGAACAGGAGCCTGCGGCTTGGAATGCTTCCAAGGACCCCGAGTCCAATGCTGACCACATTGCGGCACAAATCAAAGACCTATTGCCTCGCCTCCATGTCCTCGTCATCGGGCCTGGTCTGGGTCGTGATCCCCTGATGCATGCCACTGTCGCCCGCGTTATCCGCGCTGCTCGCGAGCAAGAGCTCCCCATTGTATTGGATGCTGATGCTCTGGCGATCGTACACACGCAACCCGAGCTGGTGAGCGGTTACGACGGTGCTGTACTGACACCCAACGTTGTCGAGTTTGGCAAACTGTGCGACGCACTCAAAGTCAAGGTCGACGACAATGCGCCTGAGACCGCTCGCGTTGAGGCTCTGGCCAAGACTCTTAAGGGTGTGACGGTGGTTCAGAAGGGTGCCAAGGATTACATCTCCAACGGCGAAACGACACTGACTGTGGACCTTGAAGGTGGTAAGAAGAGGAGTGGTGGACAGGGAGATACTCTGACTGGTTCAATTGCCACATTTCTGGGATGGAGAAGAGCCTACCTAGACCGTCTGTGGGATGTCGGCAAGGATCCCATCGGCGAGCATGAGTTGGTTGGACTTGCAGCCTTCGGTGGCTCTGCTATCACAAGA GAATGTTCTCGTCTAGCCTTTTCCAAGAAAGGACGCAGTCTACAGGCAAGCGACTTGACTGACGAAGTTCACATCTCATTTCTCAACATCTTTGGTGAGGACGATGAGGTAGATGAATCCAAGTTGTAA
- a CDS encoding uncharacterized protein (expressed protein) produces MSGIPRAYNSFRYDDNINTSREGIRLASVVIDRPEPENGPSDMLPGRLAAALYKMTGLHSLSLDLEHFNDGQDEDSQKQMAFGQLVWPKLHSLRFHGSSGTGRTILRHCDPNVLHTLHLHTWTDSEIVEKARGIVNLRRLHLYYDRADLTEPATLACVSEKTWDEVRAILWVRIHNSVFMDYLILREANVDIQGHLDDDQDMVRLIEALRNMQTVVKYIRHLAFSLDHRRFSPRLIRFHLNGNQVHHELTRREVDLWYKKIIVDLMDVKRLVEVWVFAYDSLAFHGTRNSDKTVSVRRITLKQDPQKNSFPWGVLDD; encoded by the exons ATGAGCGGGATCCCTCGTGCTTACAACTCGTTCCGATATGACGACAATATAAATACTTCCAGAGAAGGCATTCG GCTGGCATCAGTTGTCATCGATCGACCAGAACCTGAGAACGGCCCGTCTGACATGTTACCGGGTCGACTTGCCGCAGCTCTCTATAAGATGACCGGACTTCACAGTCTTTCCCTCGATCTGGAGCATTTCAATGATGgacaagatgaagactcCCAAAAGCAGATGGCGTTCGGACAGCTCGTGTGGCCAAAGCTTCACTCACTCAGATTCCACGGCTCTAGCGGTACTGGCAGAACAATTTTGAGGCACTGTGATCCGAATGTACTTCACACCCTCCACCTTCATACATGGACAGACTCAGAGATAGTCGAGAAGGCTAGAGGAATCGTGAACCTCAGGCGATTGCATTTGTACTATGACCGGGCTGATCTTACTGAACCTGCTACTTTGGCATGTGTCAGCGAAAAAACATGGGATGAAGTCCGCGCGATCCTGTGGGTAAGGATTCACAACTCGGTGTTCATGGATTACCTTATCTTGCGAGAAGCAAATGTCGACATCCAAGGGCATCTCGACGATGATCAAGACATGGTCAGACTT ATAGAGGCCTTGAGGAACATGCAAACGGTGGTCAAATACATTCGGCACCTGGCCTTCTCGCTCGATCATAGGCGCTTCAGCCCTAGACTTATTCGTTTCCATCTGAACGGAAACCAAGTTCACCACGAATTGACCCGACGCGAAGTCGATTTATGGTACAAAAAGATTATCGTTGATTTGATGGATGTAAAACGTCTGGTCGAAGTTTGGGTTTTTGCTTACGACTCTCTTGCATTTCATGGCACACGCAACAGCGACAAGACAGTTTCTGTCAGGCGCATAACGCTCAAGCAAGATCCCCAGAAGAACAGCTTTCCCTGGGGAGTTCTTGACGACTGA
- a CDS encoding P-loop containing nucleoside triphosphate hydrolase protein, protein ILLKNLHLLSCKGSTALPNLPSSQLHPAAIALLSSPNLPYTSNMFRNALRQSTRAVGAVSAAGRVAAVRNAAPASINAARFYASDAKATPTEVSSILEQRIRGVQEESGLAETGRVLSVGDGIARVHGMANVQAEELVEFASGVKGMCMNLEAGQVGVVLFGSDRLVKEGETVKRTGEIVDVPVGPEMLGRVVDALGNPIDGKGPINTKEKRRAQLKAPGILPRKSVNEPVQTGLKSIDAMVPIGRGQRELIIGDRQTGKTAVGLDTILNQKRWNDGQDEKKKLYCIYVAVGQKRSTVAQLVKTLEENDAMKYSIVVAATASEAAPLQYLAPFTGASIGEWFRDNGKHSLVIYDDLSKQAVAYRQMSLLLRRPPGREAYPGDVFYLHSRLLERAAKMNDKLGGGSMTALPVIETQGGDVSAYIPTNVISITDGQIFLEAELFYKGVRPAINVGLSVSRVGSAAQLKAMKQVAGSLKLFLAQYREVAAFAQFGSDLDAATKQTLNRGERLTELLKQRQYSPMAVNEMVPLIFAGVNGHLDTVPVNKILQWESDFLAHLKTNESELLATIDKEGAISKDTEAKLRDVTQSFVKSFLG, encoded by the exons atcctccTCAAAAATCTCCATTTGCTCTCCTGTAAAGGCAGCACCGCACTCCCCAATCTCCCCTCCTCCCAATTGCACCCGGCTGCAATTGCTCTCCTTTCATCTCCAAACCTCCCGTATACCTCTAATATGTTCCGGAACGCCCTTCGACAGTCGACACGCGCCGTCGGCGCTGTCTCTGCTGCTGGCAGGGTCGCCGCG GTCCGAAATGCCGCACCCGCCTCCATCAACGCCGCCCGATTCTACGCCTCCGACGCCAAGGCCACTCCTACTGAGGTTTCTTCCATCCTCGAGCAGCGAATTCGTGGTGTTCAGGAGGAGTCCGGTCTCGCTGAGACTGGCCGTGTCCTCTCCGTCGG TGATGGTATCGCCCGTGTTCACGGCATGGCCAACGTTCAGGCCGAGGAGCTTGTCGA GTTCGCTTCCGGTGTCAAGGGAATGTGCATGAACCTCGAGGCCGGCCAGGTCGGTGTTGTGTTGTTCGGTTCTGATCGTCTCGTCAAGGAGGGTGAGACTGTCAAGCGTACCGGCGAGATT GTTGATGTCCCCGTCGGCCCTGAGATGCTCGGCCGTGTTGTCGACGCTCTCGGTAACCCCATCGACGGCAAGGgccccatcaacaccaaggagaAGCGCCGTGCTCAGCTCAAGGCTCCCGGTATTCTGCCCCGAAAGTCCGTTAACGAGCCCGTCCAGACTGGTCTCAAGTCCATTGACGCCATGGTTCCCATCGGCCGAGGCCAGCGTGAGTTGATCATTGGTGACCGTCAGACCGGTAAGACTGCCGTTGGTCTtgacaccatcctcaaccaGAAGCGATGGAACGATGGccaggatgagaagaagaagctctaCTGTATCTACGTCGCCGTCGGCCAGAAGCGATCCACCGTTGCTCAGCTTGTCAAGACTCTCGAGGAGAACGACGCCATGAAGTACTCCATTGTCGTTGCTGCTACCGCCTCTGAGGCCGCTCCTCTTCAGTACCTCGCTCCTTTCACTGGTGCCTCCATCG GTGAGTGGTTCCGTGATAACGGCAAGCACTCTCTCGTCATCTACGACGATCTTTCTAAGCAGGCTGTCGCTTACCGACAGATGTCTTTGCTTCTCCGACGTCCCCCTGGACGTGAGGCTTACCCCGGTGACGTTTTCTACCTGCACTCTCGTCTGCTCGAGCGTGCCGCCAAGATGAACGACAAGCTTGGTGGTGGTTCCATGACTGCCCTTCCCGTCATTGAGACCCAGGGTGGTGATGTCTCTGCCTACATTCCTACCAACGTCATTTCCATCACTGATGGTCAGATCTTCTTGGAGGCTGAGCTGTTCTACAAGGGTGTCCGACCTGCCATCAACGTCGGTCTTTCCGTCTCTCGTGTCGGTTCCGCTGCCCAGCTCAAGGCCATGAAGCAGGTCGCTGGTTCCCTGAAGCTTTTCTTGGCCCAGTACCGTGAGGTTGCTGCCTTCGCCCAGTTCGGTTCCGATCTCGATGCCGCTACCAAGCAGACCCTCAACCGTGGTGAGCGT CTTACTGAGCTACTTAAGCAAAGACAATACAGCCCAAT GGCTGTTAACGAGATGGTTCCTCTCATCTTCGCTGGTGTCAACGGTCACCTCGACACCGTCCCCGTCAACAAGATTCTCCAGTGGGAGTCTGACTTCCTTGCTCACCTCAAGACCAACGAGTCTGAGCTCCTTGCCACCATTGACAAGGAGGGTGCTATCTCCAAGGACACCGAGGCCAAGCTCCGTGACGTCACCCAGTCCTTCGTCAAGAGCTTCCTCGGTTAA